One window from the genome of Diospyros lotus cultivar Yz01 chromosome 11, ASM1463336v1, whole genome shotgun sequence encodes:
- the LOC127812512 gene encoding light-harvesting complex-like protein 3 isotype 2, chloroplastic: MSMALFSSSPTHLPALPSSSKTLFLQNLPSLYLPLSPKGRLAFSARASANVSGPLAAVEDQQVSEASAAADSKPKPAPSEQESLRPNFSPPPAVDAVANFEDSRWVNGTWDLKQFQKDGKTNWDAVIDAEVKRRKWFEDNPESSSNDNPIVFDTSIIPWWAWMKRFHLPEAELLNGRAAMIGFFMAYLVDSLTGVGLVDQMGNFFCKTLLFVAVSGVLLIRKNEDFEALKKLVEETTFYDKQWQATWQDEKPSSSEKN; this comes from the exons ATGTCAATGGCCTTGTTCTCCTCTTCTCCTACTCACCTCCCAGCCTTACCCTCCTCTTCCAAAACCCTCTTCCTCCAAAACCTGCCTTCTCTCTATCTCCCCCTCTCCCCCAAGGGAAGACTCGCCTTCTCAGCAAGAGCCTCCGCCAATGTCTCTGGCCCTCTGGCAGCCGTAGAAGACCAGCAGGTTTCTGAAGCCTCAGCCGCCGCCGATTCAAAGCCCAAGCCTGCTCCCAGCGAACAGGAATCTCTCCGGCCCAACTTTTCGCCGCCGCCCGCCGTGGATGCGGTTGCCAACTTCGAGGATTCCAG ATGGGTGAATGGGACTTGGGACTTGAAGCAGTTCCAGAAGGATGGGAAGACTAATTGGGATGCTGTGATTGATGCTG AGGTTAAGAGGAGGAAATGGTTTGAAGATAACCCAGAATCAAGTAGTAACGATAACCCTATAGTTTTTGACACATCAATCATACCGTGGTGGGCATGGATGAAGAGGTTCCATCTTCCTGAGGCTGAACTACTCAATG GCCGTGCTGCAATGATCGGGTTCTTCATGGCCTACCTGGTGGATAGCTTGACTGGCGTAGGTCTCGTCGACCAAATGGGCAATTTCTTCTGCAAAACACTCCTGTTTGTAGCCGTGTCAGGTGTGCTTCTGATCCGCAAAAATGAGGACTTCGAAGCACTCAAAAAGCTTGTGGAAGAAACCACGTTCTATGACAAGCAGTGGCAGGCAACTTGGCAGGATGAGAAGCCTAGCAGTTCGGAGAAGAACTAA